A window of Babesia microti strain RI chromosome III, complete genome contains these coding sequences:
- a CDS encoding RNA recognition motif. (a.k.a. RRM RBD or RNP domain) (overlaps_old_locusTagID:BBM_III04150), producing the protein MSSYRGGRENHAPACIFVGNLPEDITVREIENIFGKFGEIRDIDIKKGKTSNYTAYAFIEFYHMRDAEDAVESRDGYNFDKYRLRVEFSGRKRSGNQGDKLRRYNDYSNTRTEHRLVISNISSSCRWQDIKDHMKRAGPVGHVCIKDGRGYVEYINKSDMKYALEKYDGSELQSAGRSYRIKVRMDDHRSHSHSNERSRRSASQNKSLRRSRSRSRSPQINEPEVPSESG; encoded by the exons ATGTCTTCTTACAGGGGTGGCAGGGAGAATCACGCGCCGGCGTGTATTTTTGTGGGCAATCTTCCAGAAGATATCACCGTGAGAGAAATTGAAAACATTTTCGGAAAGTTCGGCGAAATTCGAGACATCGATATCAAAAAGGGAAAAACCAGCAATTACACTGCCTATGCCTTCATAGAATTCTATCATATGCGCGATGCAGAAGATGCAGTAGAATCTCGTGACGGgtataattttgacaaatacCGCCTCCGCGTTGAATTTAGTGGCCGAAAACGCTCTGGAAACCAAGG GGACAAACTCAGGCGATATAATGACTACAGCAACACCAGGACTGAACACCGCCTAGTCATCTCAAACATTTCCTCCTCTTGTAGATGGCAAGATATTAAGGACCATATGAAGAGGGCAGGTCCCGTTGGACACGTTTGCATTAAAGACGGTAGGGGCTATGTCGAATACATTAACAAATCAGATATGAAATATGCACttgaaaaatatgatgGTTCTGAACTTCAAAGTGCAGGAAGGAGTTACCGGATTAAGGTGCGAATGGATGATCATCGAAGCCATTCACACTCAAATGAACGCTCGCGCCGTTCTGCCAGCCAAAATAAAAGTTTGAGAAGGTCGCGTTCAAGATCTCGTTCCCCGCAAATAAATGAGCCGGAAGTACCTTCCGAGTCAGGTTGA
- a CDS encoding hypothetical protein (overlaps_old_locusTagID:BBM_III04155;~overlaps_old_locusTagID:BBM_III04160), whose amino-acid sequence MYINPKKSRKHTLSCNAATYRSVTTYCRNKLLHSLKYYLSINTAESNFIALNIICDILKRLPNDTKFSLDLYKLIVSLFFRLGCDTSREYLNFLQLVAETTPEMRYIVLHGIANYHLKRNDPVRLLKDVNKHFAEWKLDGHEDAVLLGYLARYKSLVANDKLYGDSGKIDIPPSIGNGIRWVFKVYMRYKRIPSAQAFELFVAANYRKDPIKCLSVIDQFISMFPNIPHIRAVKYNLLLNSTLSGTSENNTTCGGCDKEKLKNEGYSLLFNGYSPSIKNLKVVINNTESVVDKIDIYCRFLLQSPRSDYAWIELSKLILEDPNQAIKNESIKSLEHYYDPDTNIARAIGDDCLLNYLIVGIAASQRIGELIETIKVSKSARFGFEKLTRNDDKRNMSMSTKSAIEDLYRHIHGASLLGLFDVFGL is encoded by the exons ATGTACATTAATCCTAAAAAATCGCGGAAACATACGTTAAGTTGTAACGCTGCGACATATCGCAGCGTTACAACTTATTGTCGCAATAAACTGCTACATTCGctcaaatattatttgtcCATAAATACTGCCGaaagtaattttattgcaCTTAATATCATCTGCGATATTTTGAAAAGATTGCCCAATGACACAAAATTTTCGCTAGATCTGTACAAGCTAATAGTCTCATTATTTTTCAG atTAGGGTGTGATACTAGCAGAgagtatttaaattttttacaattggTGGCAGAAACTACCCCTGAAATG CGTTACATCGTGTTACATGGCATTGCAAATTATCACCTAAAGCGCAATGATCCAGTAAGGCTGCTAAAGGACGTAAACAA ACACTTTGCTGAGTGGAAATTGGATGGGCATGAAGATGCTGTATTGCTTGGTTATTTAGCGCgatataaatcattagttgcaaatgacaaattatatGGTGACAGTGGCAAAATTGACATTCCTCCTAGCATTGG AAATGGTATACGATGGGTGTTCAAGGTGTATATGAGGTATAAACGTATACCTTCTGCCCAAGCCTTTGAATTGTTCGTTGCAGCTAATTATAGAAAG GACCCAATCAAGTGTCTGAGTGTCATTGACCAATTTATTAGCATGTTTCCAAATATACCACATATAAGAGctgttaaatataatttgttactAAATTCAACACTAAGTGGTACTAGTGAGAATAATACCACTTGTGGTGGGTGCGATAAAGAAAAATTAAAGAATGAAGGTTATAGCTTATTATTCAATGGTTACAGTCCTAGTATCAAGAATTTGAAGGTGGTTATAAACAACACGGAAAGTGTTGTGGATAagattgatatttattgcaGATTTTTG TTACAAAGCCCCAGAAGCGATTACGCATGGATAGAGCTATCAAAATTGATACTCGAAGATCCTAACCAAGCTATTAAAAACGAAAGTATTAAATCACTGGAGCATTACTACGATCCAG ACACGAACATAGCAAGGGCGATTGGTGATGATTgtttattgaattatttgatagtTGGCATCGCTGCAAGTCAACGAATCGGAGAACT AATAGAGACAATCAAAGTGAGTAAATCGGCTAGGTTTggatttgaaaaattaacacGCAATGATGACAAAAGGAATATGTCAATGTCAACCAAGTCTGCAATAGAAGATTTGTACAGGCATATCCATGGGGCAAGTTTGTTGGGACTTTTTGACGTATTTggtttgtaa
- a CDS encoding GMP synthase (glutamine-hydrolysing) (overlaps_old_locusTagID:BBM_III04160) gives MESSPALLTCGVSKMNYILIYDFGSQYTQVIAKTIRNSYVYSVVQPPTLPLESLQENPPRGVILSGGPHCIFDTGAPTLNRDVLSYIRSQKIPILGICYGMQLLMHLDGGVVEPHVSPQYGEITLEITASDDKLFKDIPYKSVVWMSHSDSITKLAPGYSITGKTNDCHITAANNIESLTWLLQFHPEVHTSQYGSHMIKNFLFEICKITPDWTSQNCKLEQIKYIRETVGKCKVLAGVSGGKDSTVAAALVHSAIGDQLIAVFIDNGLLRQNEAQDALERIRADIPGIKLDLYDASQMFLSRLKDAKTSSEIRHIIGKAYIDAFTLYAKENNLFSSESNEGDLYLMQGTIYSDRIESGKSSTNAATIQMHHNVGTLPRDLCFKLLEPLKYLFKDEVLILGEELGISNRSLKRHPFPGPSFAIRIVGPITQKNVQILREATQILEDELHSADLYDKVSQAFIVLLANVSSNSVKGDRPAAGNMTAVIRCVDTTDFMTCSWSRLPLEFLARVSTRITNEISDICRVTYDITNKPPATVEWL, from the coding sequence ATGGAATCCTCGCCTGCACTACTCACATGTGGGGTCTCAAAGATGAATTACATATTGATATACGATTTCGGGTCCCAATACACCCAAGTTATAGCCAAAACGATTAGAAATTCATATGTATACTCTGTAGTACAGCCACCAACTTTACCTTTAGAATCATTGCAGGAAAATCCTCCACGCGGAGTCATCCTTTCGGGTGGCCCTCattgtatttttgatacTGGAGCACCTACTTTAAACAGAGATGTTTTATCTTATATAAGAAGCCAAAAAATACCCATTCTTGGCATATGCTATGGAATGCAACTACTCATGCATCTTGATGGCGGGGTTGTTGAACCTCACGTCTCTCCCCAGTATGGTGAAATTACCCTGGAAATAACAGCATcagatgataaattattcaaGGATATACCGTACAAATCCGTTGTTTGGATGTCCCACTCTGATTCAATAACGAAATTGGCTCCAGGATACAGCATCACTGGTAAAACCAATGATTGCCACATCACTGCCGCTAATAACATAGAAAGCTTAACTTGGCTATTACAATTCCATCCTGAAGTCCATACCAGTCAATATGGTAGTCATatgatcaaaaattttctctttgaaatatgtaaaataacCCCTGATTGGACAAgccaaaattgtaaattggaacaaataaaatatataaggGAAACTGTAGGTAAATGCAAAGTATTGGCAGGTGTATCTGGTGGAAAGGATAGCACTGTAGCGGCAGCTTTGGTTCACTCCGCCATTGGGGATCAGCTTATAGCCGTCTTTATCGACAATGGGTTACTCAGGCAAAACGAGGCACAAGATGCATTAGAAAGGATAAGGGCTGATATTCCAGGCATTAAATTGGATTTATATGATGCCTCGCAAATGTTTCTTTCCAGACTCAAGGATGCAAAGACATCTTCAGAGATTAGGCATATAATTGGAAAGGCCTACATTGATGCATTCACATTATATGCAAAGGagaataatttattttctaGCGAAAGTAATGAAGGAGATCTATACTTAATGCAAGGCACAATTTACTCTGATCGCATTGAAAGTGGGAAATCATCGACAAATGCAGCAACAATTCAAATGCATCACAACGTAGGCACTTTGCCGAGAGATTTATGTTTTAAGCTACTAGAACCacttaaatatttattcaagGATGAAGTATTGATACTAGGGGAGGAACTTGGTATAAGTAATCGTAGTTTAAAAAGACATCCTTTCCCAGGGCCCTCTTTTGCCATAAGGATCGTTGGTCCCATTACCCAGaaaaatgtacaaataCTTAGAGAAGCAACCCAAATACTTGAGGATGAATTGCACTCTGCTGATTTATATGACAAAGTATCTCAAGCTTTTATAGTACTCTTAGCTAATGTAAGTAGCAATTCTGTAAAAGGGGATAGACCCGCGGCCGGAAATATGACCGCGGTGATTCGCTGTGTGGATACTACAGATTTTATGACATGTTCCTGGTCTAGACTCCCTCTAGAATTTCTAGCAAGAGTATCTACGAGAATTACGAATgaaattagtgatatttgtAGAGTGACTTATGATATCACCAACAAACCACCCGCAACTGTGGAGTGGTTGTAg
- a CDS encoding protein disulfide-isomerase A6 (overlaps_old_locusTagID:BBM_III04160;~overlaps_old_locusTagID:BBM_III04165) encodes MAVLSIIYIFFIKLAVCNVYNQYSNVSVLDSEGFDALLQSEGTFLCQFYSENNKKANDFASDFSKLSDIFYGIIKVVATSDNFLVNKHGGNTLPSLKLFIKVKNSPHKVVPYMGKKDVDSVAAFLRKQLGTLISSRLGTQKTVKNEVITLTDVTFNQRLLKDIDSVWFVMFYAPWCGHCKALKPTWDSLASKLGNKVKVAKVDCTTETNIAQQLKIQGYPTLILFESGTKNITSGKHYQGQRTLAELESFALSFKRMIPVVQLLNNDMFMDSCNSTLCIISFLPHILDSSIAERKKQIEVIKKASMIGTDAPISLLWSQGGDQYDLEMSLNLSFGYPAIVALRMDKELYVIYKGPYTEDSVRKFISGLTVKISGAQAIPNLKPLITVDPWDESDNIGTRTEL; translated from the exons ATGGCtgttttatcaattatttatatattttttataaaactAGCCGTATGtaatgtatataatcaatattcGAATGTAAGCGTGTTAGATTCTGAAGGTTTTGATGCGCTTCTTCAATCGGAAGGCACCTTTTTGTGTCAGTTCTACAGTGAAAA TAACAAGAAAGCTAATGATTTTGCCAGCGATTTCAGTAAATTATcagatatattttatggAATAATCAAAGTGGTTGCTACTAGTGACAACTTTTTAGTCAATAAGCACGGTGGCAACACATTGCCTTCACTCAAGCTATTTATAAAAG TCAAAAATTCACCTCACAAAGTAGTACCGTATATGGGCAAAAAGGATGTAGATTCTGTTGCAGCATTTTTGAGAAAGCAACTAGGAACATTAATAAGTAGTAGACTAG GCACTCAGAAAA CAGTAAAAAATGAAGTAATTACATTAACTGATGTTACATTTAATCAAAGACTACTAAAAGACATCGACTCTGTTTG GTTCGTTATGTTTTACGCCCCTTGGTGTGGGCACTGCAAAGCTCTCAAACCAACATGGGATTCACTAGCTTCAAAACTGGGAAACAAAGTAAAAGTGGCAAAAGTTGATTGCACAACTGAGACAAACATTGCACAACAGCTAAAAATACAG ggttATCCGACACTAATATTATTCGAATCTGGGACCAAAAACATAACAAGTGGCAAACATTACCAGGGACAACGTACATTAGCTGAATTGGAAAGTTTTGCACTATCGTTTAAACGGATGATCCCAGTGGTTCAACTGCTTAATAATGATATGTTTATGGATTCCTGCAATTCTACATTGTGCATAATATCTTTCCTACCACACATACTGGACAGTAGTATTGCAGAGAGGAAGAAACAAATTGAAGTTATTAAAAAAGCTTCAATGATCGGAACTGACGCGCCTATATCATTATTGTGGTCTCAGG GCGGTGATCAATACGATCTAGAAATGTCacttaatttatcattcGGTTATCCAGCAATTGTGGCTTTGAGGATGGACAAGGaattatatgtaatatataagGGACCATACACAGAG GATTCAGTTAGAAAATTTATAAGCGGGCTGACGGTCAAAATAAGCGGGGCTCAAGCCATTCCCAATCTTAAACCACTAATAACAGTTGATCCATGGGATGAATCTGATAATATTGGTACTAGAACGGAACTTTAA
- a CDS encoding 20S proteasome subunit beta 5 (overlaps_old_locusTagID:BBM_III04170), translated as MIETVIPTTFATPKGQSLAKKEWMHKGTTTLAFVFQGGIIVAVDSRASMGSIISSQTVKKIIEINEYMLGTMAGCAADCSYWERHLSKLCRLHQVKHGERVSIVAASKMLANIMYYFRGYGLSMGTMLAGWDHTGPKLCCIMDDGSRVVGNLFSVGSGSLFAYGVIDDGYKFDLTVDEAVELGKRGIYQATLRDGGSGGCVTVYHVHQNGWTKVVDRQDVSELHRFYAKEKGEDAAKV; from the exons ATGATCGAGACCGTAATACCTACCACTTTTGCCACACCCAAGGGCCAAAGTTTGGCGAAAAAAGAATGGATGCACAAAGGAACGACTACTCTGGCCTTTGTCTTCCAAGGTGGAATCATAGTGGCCGTGGATAGCCGTGCCTCCATGGGATCGATCATTTCCAGTCAAACTGTCAAGAAGATTATTgaaattaatgaatatatgtTGGGGACAATGGCGGGATGCGCTGCGGATTGTTCTTATTGGGAAAGGCATTTGAGTAAATTGTGTAGATTGCATCAAGTTAAACATGGA GAACGTGTTAGTATCGTCGCAGCTTCAAAAATGCTGGCGAATATAATGTACTACTTCCGTGGATACGGTTTATCAATGGGCACAATGTTAGCAGGCTGGGATCATACG GGCCCTAAGCTTTGTTGTATTATGGATGACGGAAGCAGAGTTGTAGGCAATCTCTTCAGCGTCGGTTCAGGATCATTATTTGCCTATGGCGTAATTGATGATGGTTACAAATTCGATTTGACAGTTGACGAGGCTGTTGAACTGGGAAAACGTGGGATTTACCAGGCAACACTAAGAGATGGTGGCTCTGGCGGTTGCGTTACAGTCTACCACGTTCATCAGAATGGGTGGACTAAAGTGGTTGATAGACAAGATGTAAGCGAATTACATCGTTTTTATGCTAAAGAAAAGg GTGAGGATGCCGCAAAAGTATGA
- a CDS encoding conserved Plasmodium protein, unknown function (overlaps_old_locusTagID:BBM_III04175), which yields MARDKKKSTVLRANLSSQLKLHFETAVSLGIGQLDECYDSVYKSFSERLALYTSDCIVSLSKSLNLPISYTATALGYFQLYKSIPESSWDKHATSVYKKFNGQIGNVLGSNILAATCILLAWKYREDESSNPKCIKKLFELSSGIYRLIVSSDNKDSANISASRWILDTGGSELKRLKNLISICENNLLHSLNYNVGPIVMPFSLINGFCNRFVVEIEQIATKEEIDILHKKFKPTVSLVLLDCCKTSMYIDFTGKELVLACILKTLAIFNIPNLEVITSNLDDQKMLQEWNQMVKQFVSTCNQFSSNSDSTGGNDCEIVCKRLGLALSQMRYFKQVSI from the exons ATGGCCAGGgataaaaaaaaatcaacaGTACTTCGTGCAAATCTATCATCTCagttaaaattgcatttcGAAACCGCAGTGTCACTTGGTATTGGACAATTAGATGAGTGTTATGATTCTGTATATAAGTCTTTTAGCGAACGACTGGCACTCTACACTTCAGATTGTATAGTATCATTATCCAAATCTTTAAATTTGCCTATAAGTTATACAGCTACTGCCCTTGGATATTTTCAGTTATATAAAAGTATCCCAGAATCTTCATGGGACAAACATGCTACATCTGTTTATAAGAAATTTAACGGCCAAATCGGCAATGTCTTGGGATCTAATATTTTGGCAGCCACTTGTATACTATTGGCATGGAAATACAGAGAAGACGAGTCTAGTAATCCCAAGTGCATCAAGAAGTTATTTGAACTTTCAAGTGGTATATATAGATTAATAGTATCATCGGATAATAAGGATTCTGCTAATATTTCGGCATCTAGATGGATATTAGACACAGGAGGATCG GAACTTAAGAGGTTAAAGAACctaatttcaatttgtgaaaataatCTGCTGCACTCACTGAACTATAACGTTGGACCAATAGTCATGCCTTTTTCg cTAATCAATGGATTTTGCAACAGATTCGTGGTAGAGATTGAACAAATTGCTACTAAAgaagaaattgatatactacacaaaaaatttaaaccCACCGTAAGCTTAGTACTGTTGGATTGCTGTAAAACTTCGATGTATATCGATTTCACCGGTAAAGAACTGGTTTTGGCTTGTATTTTAAAGACTCTGGCTATTTTTAACATTCCAAATCTGGAAGTGATAACTTCCAATCTGGATGATCAAAAAATGCTGCAGGAGTGGAATCAAATggttaaacaatttgtcaGTACTTGCAATCAGTTTTCAAGCAACAGTGATAGTACTGGAGGAAATGATTGCGAGATTGTGTGTAAGAGACTTGGCCTAGCATTATCACAAATGAGATATTTCAAACAAGTGTCAATTTGA
- a CDS encoding Polyphosphoinositide phosphatase (overlaps_old_locusTagID:BBM_III04180) yields MLTVKVKIKGLMKNFEVSGSIYEDDQFVFIKYSFNRPSLFNNSLFKSNLEDRDEQIICIDKTTSTESKFKNITGKFITDFYGIFGCIKFTSGPYLIVITGRKCLGNLFMKYPIYTINDIIIIPLFIGNGSDVETKYLELFKSVDLTKDFYYSHTYTICDTVQNNYSVHVKDADYGLSISDKFVYNQFHLECLKMVSDELLKYSVQVIHGYLSIIPISLSGRMIELYLISRRSRHYAGTRYRKRGINSEGHVANEVQTEIVLYDSTHSNSIMSFVQLRGSIPLFWAQKLPVSILKKPPIVYPLNDGTFSSTRRHFNYLFAQYGAPIICLNLLSDDLENDEGQLSLKFSKAIQKINMELPQSFHIQYIHRDLRNYQLFGKCEQMMTETARYCIDKTGIFHIKNNQILSIQSGIVRSSCLDCLDRTNTVIQRVSLVAVANMLHKINVLYTPDLSNDQIIAEAIKINIDSMGDRLSLQYGGSRVLKKYEADQTMVDQSAQLLTIFKRRYKNSFGDADKQVSINLFLGILNPLIHCAPWEQDLDVILHTKYIPEFCGNDWYVLALQLFYNRFRTLSPFVSSDKCETITILSPFVNGKTLDWFIYYSGNPQKCPFTTKITYIPWWILKLSTNTIIKDNIFISKEYNLQYFIDNFLYNHTNDNTIHNTSKSTKKPNTNVDLPALSKYITENDFSTDDNKMNVFFDQYPEPQINQEYTVQCNVWDESNYENLFKNQLKFEFISRYSGLYKI; encoded by the coding sequence ATGCTAACAGTGAAAGTGAAAATAAAAGGGCTGATGAAGAACTTTGAAGTTTCTGGGTCTATCTACGAAGATGACCAATTTgtattcattaaatactcATTTAATAGACCATCACTCTTCAATAATTCCCTATTTAAGTCCAATTTGGAGGATCGTGACGAACAGATAATATGTATTGACAAAACCACATCTACTGaatctaaatttaaaaatatcactggcaaatttattacagACTTTTATGGCATTTTTGGCTGCATAAAATTCACCAGTGGGCCCTATTTGATAGTAATCACCGGCAGAAAGTGCTTGGGCAATTTGTTTATGAAATACCCAATTTATACCATCAATgacataattattattccGTTATTTATAGGCAACGGTTCAGATGTCGAAACAAAGTATCTGGAACTTTTTAAGAGTGTTGATTTGACAAAGGATTTCTATTACAGCCATACGTATACAATTTGTGATACtgtacaaaataattattccGTACATGTTAAAGACGCTGACTATGGATTATCAATtagtgacaaatttgtatacaatCAGTTTCATCTCGAATGTCTCAAGATGGTCAGTGATGAACTGCTAAAATATTCAGTACAGGTTATTCATGgatatttatctataatTCCCATCTCATTGAGCGGCAGAATGATAGAATTATACCTAATATCCAGGAGATCTAGGCATTATGCCGGCACAAGATATAGGAAAAGGGGTATTAATTCCGAAGGACATGTGGCAAATGAAGTACAAACTGAGATTGTCTTGTACGATAGTACTCATTCCAACTCTATCATGTCATTTGTTCAATTGCGCGGTTCTATACCTCTATTTTGGGCACAAAAGTTGCCAGTTTCGATTCTTAAAAAACCACCAATAGTTTATCCCTTAAATGATGGAACCTTCTCCAGCACTAGACGgcattttaattatttgtttgcCCAGTATGGCGCACCtataatatgtttaaatttactATCTGATGACcttgaaaatgatgaagGCCAATTATCTCTAAAATTTAGCAAGGCAATTCAGAAAATTAACATGGAACTTCCACAATCGTTTCACatacaatatattcataGAGATTTAAGGAATTATCAGTTGTTTGGCAAATGCGAGCAAATGATGACAGAAACTGCGCGGTATTGTATCGATAAGACGGGTATTTTTCACATAAAGAACAACCAGATCCTATCTATACAATCTGGCATAGTGAGGAGTAGTTGTTTGGATTGTCTTGATCGCACCAATACTGTGATACAACGAGTATCCCTTGTAGCAGTTGCTAATATGCTGcacaaaattaatgtattatatacacCAGATTTATCGAATGATCAGATAATTGCTGAGgcaattaaaataaatatagacTCTATGGGTGACAGACTGTCACTTCAATATGGCGGATCGAGAGTGCTAAAGAAGTATGAGGCTGATCAAACAATGGTAGACCAATCGGCGCAGCTgctaacaatttttaagcGCCGATACAAGAATTCGTTCGGAGATGCAGATAAGCAAGTATCAATTAATCTATTCCTTGGTATACTTAACCCGCTTATACATTGTGCTCCATGGGAACAAGATTTGGATGTCATATTACATACAAAGTACATACCGGAATTTTGCGGCAATGATTGGTATGTGTTAGCACTCCAACTTTTTTACAACAGATTCCGCACTCTTTCGCCTTTTGTATCATCTGATAAATGTGAAACTATCACGATTCTTTCGCCTTTTGTTAATGGCAAAACATTGGATTGGTTTATATACTACTCCGGTAACCCTCAAAAATGCCCATTCACAACTAAAATTACTTATATTCCCTGGTGGATtctcaaattatcaaccaatacaattattaaagataatatattcatatcaaaagaatataatttacaatatttcaTTGACAATTTCTTGTACAATCACACAAATGATAATACTATCCATAACACTAGTAAGTCAACAAAAAAACCAAATACAAATGTAGATTTACCAGCATTATCAAAATACATTACGGAGAATGACTTTAGCACGGACGATAATAAaatgaatgtattttttgatcAATATCCTGAGCCCCAGATCAATCAAGAATACACTGTCCAGTGCAACGTATGGGATGAATCAAACTACgaaaatttgttcaaaaatcaattgaaatttgaGTTTATAAGCCGATATTCTGGActatacaaaatttaa
- a CDS encoding hypothetical protein (overlaps_old_locusTagID:BBM_III04180;~overlaps_old_locusTagID:BBM_III04185) — MNFFHNILLASLIYHSQVLSTHTKTPHNTEDIYDGDLGRLKYFIKETALAFVDCAFDISYKYCDYDTLINFECFRNLGKCIPKALESFENSSSSDQSDNFTDANSESENKRADEEL; from the exons atgaattttttccataatatactattagctagtttaatatatcattcaCAAGTATTGTCAACCCATACCAAAACTCCTCATAACACTGAAGATATCTATGATGGAGACCTTG GCAGACTGaagtattttatcaaaGAAACTGCGCTTGCATTTGTGGATTGTGCCTTTGAcatatcatataaatactGTGATTATGACacattaatcaattttgaatGTTTCAGa aacCTGGGTAAATGTATTCCGAAAGCTTTAGAGTCTTTTGAGAACAGTTCAAGCTCTGACCAGTCTGATAATTTTACTGATGCTAACAGTGAAAGTGAAAATAAAAGGGCTGATGAAGAACTTTGA
- a CDS encoding hypothetical protein (overlaps_old_locusTagID:BBM_III04185) produces MGWRKSGLIGIIIILPFVPYSISLRYFNFMQTQQSNKELLRALSDCTELNADSLGVIRCINEKTNIPDNSIVYSFPACLGHFIHKTAMNYSLCDPKEINCLEAIGYCIPTFLRCIFGMKNYSFNCTSTS; encoded by the exons ATGGGCTGGAGAAAGTCCGGTCTCATCGgaattataataattttgccaTTTGTACCTTACTCCATTAGTTTAAGATACTTCAATTTTATGCAAACTCAACAGTCAAATAAGGAGTTACTGAGGGCTTTAAGCGATTGTACAGAATTGAATGCTGACAGCCTTGGAGTGATACGCTGTATTAATGAGAAGACGAATATACCGGATAACTCTATTGTATACTCCTTTCCAGCCTGCTTAGGCCATTTTATTCACAAAACAGCCATGAACTATTCACTTTGCGACCCCAAAGAAATTAATTGCCTGGAG GCGATCGGTTATTGCATCCCTACTTTCCTACGCTGCATTTTTGGGATGAAAAATTACTCATTCAACTGTACATCCACTTCCtaa
- a CDS encoding hypothetical protein (overlaps_old_locusTagID:BBM_III04185;~overlaps_old_locusTagID:BBM_III04190): MLMYVYLLLIVPLATSAANDEQNEVYKTNEEMEFKLEMDNFSDKIQTIINSDRKKQLIDELLSDENKRELLKKVGQWFQNGDITPTQLINIANMSFAGKFDTSPQFNMCIGKYTICTVEQCIIYAKNFDSYNPEIFQCLGKCIPKFISCIAWAGESPVSSEL; this comes from the exons ATGCTAATGTACGTCTATCTGTTATTGATTGTACCTCTAGCAACTAGTGCCGCAAATGACGAACAAAATGAAGTTTACAAAACTAATGAAGAAATGGAGTTCAAGTTGGAGATGGACAACTTTTCAGATAAAATTCAAACCATTATCAACTCTGACAGGAAAAAACAACTGATAGACGAGCTACTATctgatgaaaataaaaGGGAATTGTTGAAAAAGGTTGGCCAATGGTTCCAAAATGGAGACATAACACCTACACAACTTAttaatattgcaaatatgTCATTTGCTGGCAAGTTTGATACATCTCCTCAGTTTAATATGTGCATTGGAaagtatacaatttgtACTGTTGAGCAGTGTATCATTTAtgccaaaaattttgattctTATAACCCGGAGATTTTCCAA TGCCTTGGTAAATGTATCCCAAAGTTCATTTCATGTATAGCATGGGCTGGAGAAAGTCCGGTCTCATCGgaattataa